The genomic segment GCATGCCGACGAGGCGCAGGAGCGCTTGCTCTACGAGCATTGATCACGTTTTTCGTTGTTCCTGCACACGGAAGCGATTAGTATCGCATGAGCTTAGAGAATCAGCGCCGCGGGGATCCCTCCAACCTTGTCAAGCTTTCAGGAGATCAGATCATGAAATTCAAATATGCATGCATGCTGGCTGTGCTTTGTTGTCTGTTCGCTCTTGCGTGCGGCAAGAAGGGCGAGTCTTTGACGGCCGACGAGGCCCGTTCCATCGCCAGAGAGGCCTACATCTACGCCTTCCCGATGGTGGACGGGTATCGAATCATGCACGCCTACTACATGGCGCCGGGCACGCCAGAGTACAAGGCCCCCATGAACCAGCTGGCGAGCATGGCGCGTGTGTATACCCCGGAAGACCGGGCCGTGCAGACGCCCAACTCCGACACGCCGTATTCGTTTGTGGGCGCGGACCTGCGGGCGGAGCCGCTGGTGCTGACCGTTCCGGAAATCGAAAAGGATCGATACTACTCGATCCAGCTGGTCGACGCGTACACGCACAACTTCGCGTATATCGGCAGTCGTGCCACCGGCAACGAGGCTGGGAATTTCCTGCTGGCCGGCCCGGACTGGAAGGGCGAGACGCCGAGCGGTGTCAAAGCGGTTATCCGGAGCGAGACGAACCTCGTGCTCGGCATCTATCGCACGCAGCTCTTTGATGCCGCTGACTTGGAAAAAGTGAAGGCCATCCAGGCGGAATACAAGGTGCAGCTTCTGAGCGATTTCCTGGGCACGCCGGGCCCCGCCGCCGCCCCCGCGCTCGATTACCCGGCGCCCTTGACGCCGGATGCGGAGAGGACATCGCTGGATGTGTTTTCGATCCTGAACTTCTTGCTCACGTCGTTCTGTCCCACGGTGCCATCGGAAGTGCAGCTCATGGAGCGCTTCGCGAAGATCGGCGTGGGCCCGGGGCAGACGTTCAACATCGCAAAGCTCTCGCCGGAAATGAAAGAGGCGCTCTCCGGTGGCATCACGGATGCGTGGACGGAGTTTGATACGTTCAAGAAGACCAAGCTCGACACCGGCGAGACCACGTCGGGAGACATGTTTGGCACGCGCGAGTTCCTCAAGAATAACTACCTGTATCGCATGGCGGCGGCCATCATGGGCATCTACGGCAACTCCGGGATGGAGGCCATGTATCCGATCTACACGATGGATGCGGACGGCGCGAAGCTCGACGCCAGCAGCAACCGCTACACAGTCCGTTTTGCGCCGGGGCAGCTGCCGCCGGTCAACGCGTTCTGGTCGCTGACCATGTACGACCTGCCCGGCCAGTTCCTGGTGGCCAATCCGCTGAATCGCTACCTGCTCAACTCGCCCATGCTGCCGAATCTCAAGAAGGATGCGGACGGCGGACTCACGCTCTACATCCAGAGCGATTCGCCCGGCAAGGATAGGGAGGCCAACTGGCTTCCGGCGCCGAAGGCACCGTTCATGATGGCGATGCGGCTCTACTGGCCGAAGGAAGAGGCGCTCAACGGCACGTGGACGCCGCCCAAGGCGATGCGCGTGCAGTAGCGCGCGGCGCTACACGCAGGGCAGGCAGTCGAATATCTCGACCCGCGTCTTCACGTTCGCGCGGATCTTCACGGGCGTGTCGTAGTGCAGCAGGGACGGCCCACCGCGGTTGATTTCGTACGCGCGCAGCGTGTACGCACCCGCCGGCAGTACGAACAGTGCGTAGCCCGCGTGGTTGGTCTTGCGGACGATGCCGAGTTCCACGATCTCCACGCGCTTGTCGGGCACGCCTTCGTCCCCGAAGTAAACGCGGACGAGGAGTTTGCCCGAATCGTAGATGGCGACCGCCTGCGCGGATCCGGTCTCCGATGATGGAGCGGTGGAGTCCTGGCAGGATAGCGTTAGCAAGGCGAGGCACATCGTGAAAACGAGGAGAGGCTTCATCTGGGCACCTCCGGGGTACCGGGTTCCTGGGGCGGGGTCCGACACAAGAAGCATATCCCTCCTGGGCCGACTCCGCCAGTGCTTGCCCGCCCCTCGTTGATTTCCTGTCCCAAAATGCCTACAATGCCCCCATGCCCGCCCGGCCGCACCCGGTTGGCCCCCCGGCGGATTTCTATTTAGACCCCGCGACGCCCATCAGGAGGCTAAATCATAATGAAACCTACGTTTAAGCTGCTCGGCTTCGACCACGTCACCTTTGCGGTGGGTAACGCCAAGCAGGCCGCGCATTACTACCAGACCGTCTACGGCTTCGACCTGGTGGGCTATCGCGGCCTCGAACAGGGCGACCGCGAGACCGCGAGCTACGTCCTCAAGCAGAACCAGGTCATCTTCGTGCTGAACAGCCCGTACAAGTCCGCGTCGCCGCTCAACGGTCTTCTCTCGAAGCATGGCGACGGCGTCACCGACATCGCCTTCGCGGTGGACGACGCGGTGAAGGCGTGGGAGCACACCACCAAGAATGGTGCGAAGAGTGCCTTCGAGCCACGCACCATGAAAGACGACGGCGGCAAGGTGATCGTGTCCGGCATCCACACCTACGGCGATGTCACCCACACCTTCGTGCAGCGCGAGGGGTACAAGGGCATGTTCCTGCCCGGCTACGCGCCGGTGAAGTCGCGCATCAAGCCCGATCCGGTGGGCTTCCTCTTCATCGACCACATCGTCGGCAACCAGCCCGACAACGAGATGGAGAACGTGGTTCGCTTCTACGAGAACATCTTTGGTTTCCAGCGCCTGTGGACGGTGGACGACAAGGACATCTCCACCGAGTACACCGCGCTGCGTTCCATCGTCGTGTCCGACGAGGCCGAGAACATCAAGATGCCCATCAACGAGCCGGCGCAGGGCATGAAGAAGTCGCAGATCGAGGAGTACGTGGAGTTCAACTCCGGCGCGGGCGTGCAGCACATCGCCATGGCCACCAACGACATCTCCACCACGGTGAAGAAGCTGGTGGCCAACGGCACGGATTTCCTGTACGTGCCGGACAGCTACTACGACACGCTCAAGGAGCGGGTGGGCGAGATCGACGAAGACATCGAGGCGCTGCGCAAGCTGGGCATCCTGGTGGACCGCGACGACCGCGGCTACCTGCTGCAGCTCTTCACCAAGCCGGTGCAGGATCGCCCCACGCTGTTCTTCGAGCTGATCCAGCGCAAGGCCGCGCGTTCGTTCGGCAAGGGCAACTTCAAGGCCCTCTTCGAGTCCATCGAGCGCGAGCAGGAGCGCCGCGGCACTCTGTAATCGGCCGGCACGGCCACCCGGTGGGTTGCACTCGTGGTGCGTTAATGGTATCCTTACCTATCGACATCGAACGCAGTGCCCCGAACCCTCCGGGTGGTTGCAATGACCCGAGCCTCCAGGACGATCGCGGCGTGTACCGCCATGGCGCTCCTCGCCGCCGCACAACCCTCCTTTGCTGCCTGGGCCCTCGACGGGGTCCGGGTTGCCAACAACACCTTGATCGCCAGCCTGC from the Candidatus Krumholzibacteriia bacterium genome contains:
- the hppD gene encoding 4-hydroxyphenylpyruvate dioxygenase, yielding MKPTFKLLGFDHVTFAVGNAKQAAHYYQTVYGFDLVGYRGLEQGDRETASYVLKQNQVIFVLNSPYKSASPLNGLLSKHGDGVTDIAFAVDDAVKAWEHTTKNGAKSAFEPRTMKDDGGKVIVSGIHTYGDVTHTFVQREGYKGMFLPGYAPVKSRIKPDPVGFLFIDHIVGNQPDNEMENVVRFYENIFGFQRLWTVDDKDISTEYTALRSIVVSDEAENIKMPINEPAQGMKKSQIEEYVEFNSGAGVQHIAMATNDISTTVKKLVANGTDFLYVPDSYYDTLKERVGEIDEDIEALRKLGILVDRDDRGYLLQLFTKPVQDRPTLFFELIQRKAARSFGKGNFKALFESIEREQERRGTL
- a CDS encoding DUF1254 domain-containing protein, translating into MLAVLCCLFALACGKKGESLTADEARSIAREAYIYAFPMVDGYRIMHAYYMAPGTPEYKAPMNQLASMARVYTPEDRAVQTPNSDTPYSFVGADLRAEPLVLTVPEIEKDRYYSIQLVDAYTHNFAYIGSRATGNEAGNFLLAGPDWKGETPSGVKAVIRSETNLVLGIYRTQLFDAADLEKVKAIQAEYKVQLLSDFLGTPGPAAAPALDYPAPLTPDAERTSLDVFSILNFLLTSFCPTVPSEVQLMERFAKIGVGPGQTFNIAKLSPEMKEALSGGITDAWTEFDTFKKTKLDTGETTSGDMFGTREFLKNNYLYRMAAAIMGIYGNSGMEAMYPIYTMDADGAKLDASSNRYTVRFAPGQLPPVNAFWSLTMYDLPGQFLVANPLNRYLLNSPMLPNLKKDADGGLTLYIQSDSPGKDREANWLPAPKAPFMMAMRLYWPKEEALNGTWTPPKAMRVQ